In the Chroococcidiopsis sp. SAG 2025 genome, one interval contains:
- the apcD gene encoding allophycocyanin subunit alpha-B, whose product MSLVAQVIAQSDEADRFLSRTELDKLQDFFKTGETRLKVAQILSQNEQKIVQEGSQRFWKVIPNTPSNSGDPKKTALCQRDQAWYLRLITYAVLAGNMKPLDDIGINGMREMYVSLGVPVSNIGSCMRSLKEVATGLMSREEADLVKPYFDYLIRAMY is encoded by the coding sequence ATGAGCCTTGTTGCCCAAGTTATAGCTCAGTCTGATGAAGCCGATCGCTTTCTTAGCCGCACGGAATTAGATAAACTACAAGATTTTTTTAAAACTGGAGAGACGCGACTTAAAGTAGCGCAAATCCTATCGCAAAACGAACAAAAAATTGTCCAAGAGGGTAGCCAAAGATTTTGGAAGGTGATACCAAATACTCCCAGCAACAGCGGCGATCCGAAAAAAACAGCCTTATGCCAAAGAGATCAAGCTTGGTATCTCCGACTTATTACATATGCCGTATTAGCTGGCAACATGAAACCCTTAGATGATATCGGCATAAATGGAATGCGGGAAATGTATGTATCCCTGGGTGTTCCTGTCAGTAACATTGGCAGTTGTATGCGCTCTTTAAAAGAGGTTGCTACAGGTTTAATGAGTCGCGAAGAAGCCGACCTTGTCAAACCTTATTTCGATTATTTAATCCGAGCCATGTATTAA
- a CDS encoding dienelactone hydrolase family protein has protein sequence MHEITTSQVFYDADGLNMVAHLARPHGEGPWPAVLIGHDGVGLDDYQRGRADDLAAHGYVALAMDFHGGQTFFGRPDAMLARVMPLLADAGRMRAIGRVALDVLLATPDVDANRLLALGYGAGGHIVLELAKTGAPFNAVAVVHPGLPEPDAHDWRDINSTILLCTGSEDPLCTPDQLLAFGHALQDAGVDWRVNIYGGAQHAFWARPTNSDGSPAEGLTHVQATVPGVGYHPKHTERAWRAVLDLFGEESK, from the coding sequence ATGCACGAAATCACAACTTCCCAAGTCTTCTACGACGCAGACGGCCTGAACATGGTCGCTCATCTAGCACGGCCGCACGGCGAGGGTCCTTGGCCCGCAGTTCTCATTGGACACGACGGCGTTGGTCTTGACGACTACCAGCGGGGCCGCGCTGATGATCTCGCCGCGCACGGCTATGTTGCACTCGCGATGGACTTTCACGGCGGACAGACCTTCTTTGGCAGGCCCGACGCTATGTTGGCTCGGGTCATGCCCTTGTTGGCCGACGCTGGACGGATGCGGGCTATTGGTCGCGTAGCGCTGGACGTTCTCCTCGCGACACCTGATGTTGACGCCAACCGGCTCTTGGCTCTCGGCTATGGTGCTGGCGGCCATATCGTCCTTGAGCTTGCGAAAACAGGCGCACCCTTCAATGCCGTCGCGGTCGTTCATCCCGGACTGCCGGAACCTGATGCCCATGACTGGCGCGATATAAACAGCACTATCCTCCTCTGTACTGGCTCCGAGGACCCGCTCTGCACTCCCGACCAACTTCTCGCATTTGGTCACGCATTACAGGATGCCGGGGTTGACTGGCGCGTAAACATCTATGGCGGTGCCCAGCACGCCTTTTGGGCTCGCCCGACAAATTCGGATGGATCGCCGGCCGAAGGGCTCACGCATGTTCAAGCGACCGTGCCAGGTGTCGGCTATCACCCAAAACACACTGAGCGCGCATGGCGAGCGGTTCTTGATCTTTTCGGAGAGGAATCGAAATGA
- the dusB gene encoding tRNA dihydrouridine synthase DusB, giving the protein MVALSPSLQARLSTPLKIGSFEVNSRVLQSPLSGVTDLVFRRLVRRYAPESMMYTEMVNATGLHYVKELPKIMEVEPQEKPISIQLFDCRPDFLAEAAIKAVEEGADTVDINMGCPVNKITKNGGGSSLLRQPEVAEAIVRSVVQAVDVPVTVKTRIGWTDKEITILDFAKRMEDAGVQMITVHGRTRAQGYNGAAKWEWIARVKEVLSIPVIGNGDIFSVAAAVKCLEQTGADGVMCSRGTLGYPFLVGEVDYFLKTGRELPSPTPVELLQCAREHLQALWEYKGDRGVRQARKHMTWYAKGFNGAAELRGQLSIIESVTEGLELLDRAIEQLDRQLSVVS; this is encoded by the coding sequence ATGGTTGCTCTATCTCCTAGCTTGCAAGCTAGACTCTCAACACCTCTTAAAATCGGCTCGTTTGAAGTCAATAGTCGAGTCTTACAATCACCGCTATCGGGTGTAACTGACTTAGTGTTTCGCCGTTTAGTGCGCCGCTATGCTCCAGAGTCAATGATGTACACCGAAATGGTGAATGCCACCGGGCTGCACTATGTCAAAGAGCTGCCTAAAATTATGGAGGTAGAACCGCAGGAAAAACCAATTAGCATTCAATTATTTGACTGTCGCCCTGACTTTTTGGCAGAAGCAGCCATCAAAGCTGTTGAAGAGGGAGCAGATACAGTCGATATTAATATGGGTTGTCCGGTCAATAAAATTACTAAAAATGGTGGTGGTTCTTCGCTGTTGCGACAACCAGAAGTTGCGGAAGCGATTGTCCGTTCTGTGGTGCAAGCCGTCGATGTACCAGTGACGGTAAAAACTCGCATTGGTTGGACGGATAAAGAAATAACTATCCTAGACTTTGCCAAGCGGATGGAAGATGCGGGGGTGCAAATGATTACCGTTCACGGGCGTACCCGCGCCCAAGGCTACAATGGTGCGGCGAAGTGGGAATGGATTGCACGGGTTAAGGAAGTGTTGTCAATTCCCGTGATTGGCAATGGCGACATTTTTTCGGTAGCAGCAGCAGTGAAGTGTTTGGAACAGACAGGTGCAGATGGGGTGATGTGTTCGCGAGGGACGCTAGGCTATCCGTTTTTAGTTGGAGAAGTAGATTACTTTCTCAAGACAGGACGAGAATTACCGTCTCCTACACCAGTCGAACTCTTGCAATGTGCTAGAGAACATCTTCAAGCACTGTGGGAGTACAAGGGCGATCGCGGCGTGCGTCAAGCCCGCAAACACATGACATGGTACGCCAAAGGTTTTAACGGGGCAGCTGAATTACGTGGTCAACTCAGCATTATTGAATCTGTGACTGAGGGGTTAGAACTACTCGATCGCGCGATCGAACAACTTGATCGTCAGTTATCAGTTGTCAGTTGA
- a CDS encoding aldo/keto reductase, whose protein sequence is MSLYLPEMGCGTWAWGNRLLWGYDESMDDQLQAVFDLCVSNGVTLFDTGDSYGTGRLNGRSEMLLGQFAREYQGSGKENICIATKLAAYPWRLTRQSMVKAGKASAQRLGRNVDLVQMHWSTANYAPWQEWVLLDGLADLYEQGLVKGVGLSNYGSQRLKQVYKKLRDRGVPIATLQVQYSLLSTYPVTQLGIKDVCDELGIKLIAYSPLALGILTGKYTEKSSFPKGIRGLLFRQLLPGIRPLLECLQAIANLRSKTMSQVAINWCMCKGTIPIPGAKTVAQAKENIGALGWRLDASEVIALDRAAASTDKKMVQNIFQTK, encoded by the coding sequence ATGAGCCTTTACCTTCCAGAAATGGGCTGCGGTACGTGGGCATGGGGCAATCGCTTGCTCTGGGGCTACGATGAAAGCATGGACGACCAGTTGCAAGCGGTTTTCGATCTCTGTGTTAGCAACGGCGTAACTTTATTCGATACGGGTGATTCATACGGTACTGGGCGCTTGAATGGACGCAGCGAAATGCTGTTGGGACAATTTGCTAGAGAATATCAAGGAAGTGGGAAAGAAAATATTTGTATTGCCACTAAACTAGCTGCTTATCCCTGGAGATTGACCCGCCAATCGATGGTTAAGGCTGGTAAAGCTTCAGCGCAACGTTTGGGTAGGAATGTCGATTTGGTGCAAATGCATTGGTCTACAGCTAATTATGCCCCTTGGCAAGAGTGGGTGCTGTTGGATGGTCTTGCCGACTTATACGAACAAGGGTTAGTTAAGGGAGTCGGTTTATCAAATTATGGTTCTCAACGGCTGAAACAAGTCTATAAAAAGTTGCGCGATCGCGGTGTTCCGATCGCTACGCTACAAGTTCAGTATTCGTTGCTATCTACCTATCCTGTCACCCAATTAGGTATTAAAGATGTATGCGATGAATTGGGAATCAAATTAATTGCCTATAGTCCATTAGCTTTGGGAATCTTGACTGGAAAGTATACTGAGAAAAGTTCATTTCCCAAAGGAATTCGCGGTTTATTATTTCGGCAACTATTACCAGGAATTCGTCCTTTGTTAGAATGCTTGCAAGCGATCGCAAATTTGAGAAGTAAAACTATGTCTCAAGTTGCAATTAATTGGTGTATGTGTAAAGGAACTATTCCAATTCCTGGAGCGAAAACTGTAGCACAAGCAAAGGAGAATATTGGTGCTTTGGGTTGGCGATTGGATGCTAGTGAAGTTATCGCACTCGATCGCGCTGCGGCAAGTACGGATAAGAAAATGGTACAAAATATTTTTCAAACTAAGTGA
- a CDS encoding allophycocyanin subunit beta, whose product MQDTITSVINPADRQGKYLDTPELEKLRKYFQTGELRVKAAATISENASSIVSQAVANSLLYGDITCPGGNMYPTRRYAACIRDLTLFLRYATYAMLADDPSIIEERVLFGLKETFSTLGVPIQPTVQAIQALKEVTTRLVGAEAGQEVGTHLDHICSGLSQ is encoded by the coding sequence ATGCAAGACACGATTACTTCTGTTATCAATCCTGCGGATCGACAAGGTAAATATCTCGATACACCTGAGTTGGAAAAGTTGAGAAAATATTTCCAAACAGGAGAGTTGCGCGTAAAAGCAGCTGCTACTATCAGTGAAAATGCCTCTAGTATTGTCAGTCAAGCGGTAGCAAATTCGCTTTTATACGGAGATATCACCTGTCCTGGGGGTAATATGTATCCCACTCGTCGCTATGCAGCCTGCATTCGCGATTTAACCCTGTTCTTGCGTTATGCTACCTACGCTATGTTAGCTGACGATCCTTCCATTATTGAAGAGCGGGTTCTTTTTGGTTTGAAGGAAACCTTCAGTACTCTGGGTGTTCCGATTCAGCCAACCGTGCAAGCAATTCAAGCATTAAAGGAAGTCACGACTCGTTTAGTTGGTGCGGAAGCTGGGCAAGAAGTTGGAACGCATTTAGACCACATTTGTAGTGGTTTAAGTCAGTGA
- a CDS encoding DUF1778 domain-containing protein: MTSANNSSSYARLEARVSPEVKALWQKAADIEGVTLTDFVIASVQQAAYQAIAQHQMLKLNLEDSEAFVDAILNPPSPNEALKKAALRFKQTMQS, encoded by the coding sequence ATGACTAGTGCAAATAATTCCAGCTCGTATGCTCGACTTGAAGCTCGTGTCAGCCCAGAGGTAAAAGCCTTATGGCAGAAGGCAGCCGACATAGAAGGAGTGACATTGACTGATTTTGTCATTGCTAGCGTTCAACAAGCAGCATATCAGGCGATCGCCCAACATCAAATGCTCAAACTTAATCTTGAAGATAGCGAAGCTTTTGTCGATGCAATTTTGAATCCGCCATCGCCAAATGAAGCTCTGAAAAAAGCGGCTTTACGCTTCAAGCAAACCATGCAATCTTAA
- a CDS encoding chlorophyll a/b binding light-harvesting protein — protein sequence MIETASDRKAQYPWWAGNARLTNLSGTFLTAHIAHAAIVAFSIGALILLEISRYSPDRPMSEQGLFLLPRLATQGWSQSSDGQVTDTYPFFAFGVVLLVSAAVFIAGTLFHRWQVPASLEESKNPLARQYHFSWDDPKKLSFILGNHLVFLGIGALLLVAKAMFFGGLYDANIGQVRVVTDPTLNPGVILDRIGHLFDVNNLEDVVGGHIYVGALLIVAGMWHIITEPWDWVKRRFLFSGNAILSYSLFSLALTGFAGSYFCGFNTLAYPVEFYGAPLSLKSSLLPHYFDPNQLEPTTRVWLANTYFYLSFFTLQGSLWHFGLASGYFEPVLQSWKAAFSEIRTANLAYQRAFNHQPQPNWNTFYESPQVDLQPAFAYQESAQKSLNYLYEPSSNSVVSTRTKLQPNHRQVLYQFNYPNDEQKTFYESSNGEKSKLEYPSPMPQNLYEATYQKQKSSKLYGG from the coding sequence ATGATCGAAACTGCAAGCGATCGCAAAGCCCAATATCCTTGGTGGGCTGGTAATGCGCGCCTAACTAATTTATCAGGCACATTTTTGACTGCTCATATTGCCCATGCTGCGATCGTAGCCTTTAGTATTGGTGCGCTGATACTGTTAGAAATTAGTCGATATTCTCCTGACCGTCCGATGTCAGAACAAGGGTTATTTCTCTTACCTCGACTGGCTACACAAGGATGGAGTCAGAGTTCTGACGGTCAAGTCACCGACACTTATCCCTTTTTTGCTTTTGGAGTTGTACTGCTTGTTTCCGCCGCAGTTTTTATAGCAGGCACTTTATTTCACCGCTGGCAAGTTCCGGCAAGCTTAGAAGAGTCTAAAAATCCTCTAGCGCGGCAATATCATTTTAGTTGGGACGATCCTAAAAAATTGAGTTTTATTTTAGGAAATCACTTGGTTTTCTTAGGAATAGGGGCTTTGTTGTTAGTAGCAAAAGCCATGTTTTTTGGCGGACTTTACGATGCTAATATCGGACAAGTGCGCGTTGTTACCGACCCAACTTTAAATCCTGGGGTCATTTTAGACCGCATCGGTCATCTATTTGATGTCAACAATCTCGAAGATGTTGTTGGCGGTCACATTTATGTTGGTGCGCTGTTAATTGTGGCAGGAATGTGGCACATTATTACAGAACCGTGGGATTGGGTCAAACGACGTTTTCTCTTCTCTGGTAACGCCATTCTTTCTTACTCCTTATTTAGTCTTGCCTTGACGGGATTTGCTGGCTCTTACTTTTGCGGATTTAATACCCTCGCCTATCCAGTTGAGTTTTATGGTGCGCCCTTAAGCCTCAAATCTTCCTTATTACCCCACTACTTTGACCCAAACCAACTAGAACCTACAACTCGCGTTTGGTTGGCAAATACCTACTTTTACCTATCGTTCTTCACTCTTCAGGGTTCTCTCTGGCATTTTGGACTGGCATCTGGTTACTTTGAACCCGTTCTACAATCTTGGAAGGCAGCTTTCTCGGAAATTAGAACTGCAAATCTAGCATATCAGCGAGCTTTCAACCACCAGCCTCAACCCAATTGGAATACATTCTATGAATCTCCTCAAGTTGACCTTCAGCCAGCTTTTGCTTACCAAGAATCTGCACAAAAATCTTTGAACTATCTTTACGAACCCTCTTCAAATTCAGTTGTATCCACAAGGACAAAATTACAGCCCAATCATCGACAAGTGCTTTACCAATTCAATTATCCCAACGACGAGCAAAAAACTTTTTACGAAAGTTCTAATGGGGAGAAATCAAAATTAGAATATCCCTCCCCCATGCCTCAGAATCTTTACGAGGCTACTTACCAAAAACAAAAATCTAGCAAGTTGTATGGGGGTTAA
- a CDS encoding GTPase family protein → MTEQRDRELPSSDRSPNETVKESQGEGIGAVWNQTTAKIMQLLPVDRAAQTIVNWFSVSDERVAEILATVRAELPTTEALLIGKPQAGKSSIVRGLTGVSAEIVGQGFRPHTQHTQRYAYPTNDLPLLIFTDTVGLGDVNRETQAIAQELIGDLQQASHCARVLILTVKINDFATDSLKQIAQTLRQKYPDIPCLLAVSCLHEVYPTGTADHPNYPPQFDVVTRAFSAIQQNFSGLYDRAVLIDFTLEEDGYNPVFYGLEALRDTLADLLPEAEAKAIYQLLDEKTGQQLGNLYRDVGRRYMLAFAIAAATLAAVPLPFATMPVLTAVQVSMVSLLGKLYGQTLTPSQAGGVVSAIAGGFLAQAIGRELIKFIPGFGSVIAASWAAAYTWALGEGACVYFGDLMGGKKPDPQQIQAVMRSAFQSAQERFKGIKR, encoded by the coding sequence ATGACCGAGCAACGCGATCGCGAATTGCCCTCGTCCGATCGAAGCCCAAATGAGACAGTTAAAGAGTCTCAGGGTGAGGGAATTGGTGCTGTCTGGAACCAAACAACAGCAAAGATAATGCAACTTCTGCCTGTAGATCGAGCAGCACAAACGATAGTCAACTGGTTCAGCGTCAGCGATGAACGAGTAGCGGAGATTTTAGCGACGGTACGCGCTGAATTACCCACGACAGAAGCTTTACTCATTGGCAAACCCCAGGCGGGAAAAAGTTCGATCGTGCGCGGCTTAACCGGAGTTTCAGCCGAAATCGTCGGACAAGGATTTCGCCCTCATACGCAACATACCCAACGCTATGCCTATCCGACTAACGATCTGCCGCTACTAATCTTTACTGATACAGTGGGATTGGGAGATGTAAATCGAGAGACGCAAGCGATCGCCCAAGAACTGATTGGCGATCTGCAACAAGCTAGCCATTGCGCTAGAGTCCTGATTCTCACGGTAAAAATTAACGATTTTGCTACCGATAGCTTAAAACAAATTGCACAAACATTGCGCCAGAAATATCCAGATATACCCTGCTTGCTAGCTGTCAGTTGCTTGCATGAAGTTTATCCTACAGGGACAGCCGATCACCCAAACTATCCACCTCAATTTGATGTCGTGACTCGCGCCTTTAGCGCCATTCAACAGAACTTTAGCGGCTTGTACGATCGCGCCGTGCTTATCGACTTTACCTTAGAAGAAGATGGCTATAACCCAGTATTCTACGGTTTGGAGGCATTGAGAGATACGTTAGCCGATTTGCTCCCAGAAGCCGAAGCTAAGGCAATTTATCAGTTATTGGATGAAAAAACAGGTCAGCAACTTGGCAACCTCTATCGGGACGTAGGACGGCGCTACATGCTTGCCTTTGCGATCGCCGCCGCTACCTTAGCAGCCGTACCTTTACCCTTTGCTACCATGCCCGTTCTCACAGCCGTACAGGTATCGATGGTCAGCCTCTTAGGAAAATTATACGGACAGACATTAACTCCGTCGCAAGCAGGGGGCGTAGTCAGCGCGATCGCAGGGGGTTTCTTGGCACAGGCAATCGGGCGAGAATTGATTAAATTCATTCCTGGGTTTGGTAGCGTCATCGCTGCTTCCTGGGCTGCTGCATATACATGGGCGCTAGGAGAGGGGGCTTGTGTCTACTTTGGTGACTTGATGGGAGGCAAAAAGCCCGATCCGCAGCAAATTCAAGCCGTGATGCGATCGGCGTTTCAATCAGCACAGGAACGATTTAAAGGAATTAAACGTTAA
- a CDS encoding IS701 family transposase, protein MKDQVPAAMPQCFENWCRRFDDVFSRQKQRQEFRVYLGGLLGESQRKNLSQLVTNTVDGSYNSLRHFLNNAPWDEVKLNNRRLEVMHQCRQTTPSQGFTLIVDDSGHRKSGAATDGVGRQYIGEIGKTDNGIVLLTTYLYDGVRRLPLDVALYQHASLFEQGKADPNFQKKPDLALDLVDQCLKRGYRPGVTVIDAGYGNNTPFLKQLESRNLTYVAAIAKNRQVTAQTSGDESARKQGLEAIAQTLAVEQFTPVQLNLEQPRTVWVALLPVHVPKLEGTRWLAIQLNASSFEQATEVDYFLTNASDNQVSAAWVAQTYSARNWVEVFYREAKGWLGLSEYQVRDALSMKRHWVLVFIAYTFILWHQLTGGFRRRWATKPLQTFAEALEAFRTAVEFRLVRWLNEHVDVFASHRAKFGYIWA, encoded by the coding sequence GTGAAAGATCAAGTACCAGCAGCGATGCCGCAGTGCTTTGAGAACTGGTGTCGTCGGTTTGATGATGTATTTTCGCGTCAGAAGCAGCGGCAGGAATTTCGTGTTTATCTAGGGGGACTGCTGGGTGAGAGTCAGCGCAAAAACCTGAGCCAACTGGTCACAAATACAGTAGATGGCTCCTACAACAGCCTCAGACATTTTCTCAACAATGCCCCTTGGGATGAAGTCAAGCTAAATAATCGGCGGTTGGAGGTGATGCACCAGTGTCGCCAGACGACCCCGAGTCAAGGTTTCACATTGATTGTAGATGATTCGGGACATCGCAAAAGTGGTGCGGCTACTGATGGGGTAGGACGGCAGTACATTGGGGAGATTGGCAAGACTGACAATGGTATTGTGCTGCTGACTACCTACTTGTATGATGGAGTGCGACGTCTGCCGTTAGATGTTGCACTCTATCAACACGCAAGTTTATTCGAGCAAGGCAAGGCAGACCCCAACTTCCAGAAAAAACCTGACCTGGCTCTAGACTTGGTTGACCAATGCTTGAAGCGCGGTTATCGACCGGGTGTGACTGTAATTGATGCAGGCTACGGTAATAACACGCCTTTTCTCAAGCAGTTGGAGTCGAGAAACCTAACTTACGTGGCAGCAATCGCCAAAAACCGCCAAGTTACTGCTCAAACATCAGGTGATGAGTCTGCTCGTAAGCAGGGATTAGAAGCTATTGCTCAAACCTTGGCAGTGGAGCAGTTCACACCTGTGCAACTCAATCTGGAGCAGCCCCGGACAGTTTGGGTGGCGCTGTTACCAGTTCACGTTCCGAAGCTCGAAGGCACTCGCTGGCTGGCGATTCAACTCAATGCCTCTAGTTTCGAGCAAGCGACGGAGGTGGATTACTTTCTCACCAATGCCTCTGACAACCAAGTCAGTGCGGCTTGGGTAGCTCAAACATATTCTGCTCGCAACTGGGTGGAGGTCTTCTATCGAGAAGCCAAGGGCTGGTTGGGTTTGAGTGAGTATCAAGTTCGGGATGCTCTGAGTATGAAGCGTCATTGGGTTTTAGTGTTCATCGCTTACACCTTCATCCTTTGGCATCAGTTGACCGGCGGATTCCGCAGACGTTGGGCAACCAAACCCTTACAAACCTTTGCCGAAGCATTGGAGGCATTCCGCACCGCAGTCGAGTTTCGTTTGGTCCGCTGGCTTAATGAGCATGTTGATGTATTTGCCTCTCACAGAGCTAAGTTCGGCTATATTTGGGCTTAG
- a CDS encoding DUF6887 family protein → MMSDLHQMTNAELKQYISVHRNDDEAFRAALEVLMSRRDPNAPSQPYPFDLPDPEAEVTAILMEKLKQAE, encoded by the coding sequence ATGATGTCAGACCTACACCAAATGACAAATGCTGAATTGAAACAATATATCTCTGTACACAGAAATGACGATGAAGCATTTCGAGCTGCATTGGAAGTACTGATGAGTCGTCGCGATCCAAATGCTCCCTCTCAGCCTTATCCCTTTGACCTGCCCGATCCTGAAGCTGAAGTCACGGCTATTTTAATGGAGAAATTGAAACAGGCTGAGTAG
- a CDS encoding GNAT family N-acetyltransferase, with protein sequence MGFIIEPLDSNKHNRSAFCCGKNSLDNYIRKQASQDLSKRVATIFVLVDFPQTDIIGYYTLSSYTVELSELDNSFAKRLPRYPLLPATLLGRLGIDRDYRGQHLGELLLIDTLKRALNATSQVASLAVVAEALDEQSVTFYQKYGFQVFQQHSMKLYLPMKIVEELCQMLND encoded by the coding sequence ATGGGATTTATTATTGAACCACTCGACAGCAATAAACATAATCGTTCGGCTTTTTGTTGTGGCAAAAATAGCTTAGACAACTACATTCGCAAGCAAGCATCTCAAGATCTTAGCAAAAGAGTCGCTACTATATTTGTTTTAGTTGATTTTCCTCAAACTGATATTATTGGCTATTACACTCTTTCCTCATACACGGTTGAATTATCCGAGTTAGATAATAGCTTTGCCAAACGATTGCCGCGCTATCCATTATTACCTGCTACACTACTAGGTAGACTTGGGATCGATCGCGATTATCGCGGTCAGCATTTAGGCGAGTTACTTTTAATTGATACGCTTAAAAGAGCATTAAATGCAACCTCACAAGTAGCCTCGCTTGCTGTAGTGGCGGAAGCTTTAGACGAACAGTCTGTCACTTTTTATCAGAAGTATGGATTCCAGGTATTTCAGCAGCATTCAATGAAACTTTATCTACCAATGAAAATAGTAGAAGAGCTTTGTCAAATGCTAAATGATTGA
- the gltX gene encoding glutamate--tRNA ligase: MIRVRIAPSPTGNLHIGTARTAVFNWLFARHHGGQFILRVEDTDTERSRPEYTQNILDGLNWLGMHWDEGPIFQSDRLDIYKQRVQDLLDKGLAYRCYTTEAELEEMRAAQKARNEAPRYDNRHRNLTPEQEAAFMAEGRRPVIRFKIDDDREIVWHDLVRGEMRWRGSDLGGDMVIARRAEDGSIGQPLYNFAVVVDDMDMNITHVIRGEDHIANTAKQILLYEAFGAAIPEFAHTPLILNMTGQKLSKRDGVTSISDFKKMGFVAEAIVNYMTLLGWSPPDSTQEIFTLEEAAKLFSFERVNKAGAKFDWAKLDWINSQYLHSMPVDKLTDLLIPYWQEAGYEFDPVGERPWLEKITALVGASLTRLPDAVDMCRLFFVKSVEFSQEATEQLKQAGADNVVQSIIAALDGTAELTAERTQEIVKQVMKEQNVKKGLVMRSLRAALTGDLHGPDLVESWLILHQKDLDKKRLQEVIALQ; this comes from the coding sequence ATGATTCGCGTTCGTATTGCTCCCAGTCCTACTGGTAACTTACACATCGGTACAGCAAGAACCGCAGTATTTAATTGGCTGTTTGCCCGCCATCATGGGGGACAGTTTATTTTACGGGTTGAGGACACAGATACGGAGCGATCGCGCCCTGAATATACTCAAAATATTCTCGACGGTTTAAACTGGCTCGGTATGCACTGGGATGAAGGTCCCATATTTCAGTCAGATCGTCTAGATATCTACAAGCAACGAGTACAAGACTTACTTGACAAAGGTTTGGCGTATCGCTGCTATACCACCGAGGCAGAATTGGAAGAAATGCGGGCAGCGCAAAAAGCTAGAAACGAAGCACCCCGCTACGATAACCGCCATCGAAATTTAACCCCAGAACAAGAAGCAGCTTTTATGGCTGAAGGTCGTCGTCCCGTAATTCGGTTTAAAATTGACGACGATCGCGAAATTGTCTGGCACGATTTGGTGCGAGGAGAAATGCGCTGGCGCGGTAGTGACTTGGGCGGCGATATGGTGATTGCCCGTCGCGCTGAAGATGGTAGCATCGGTCAGCCCTTGTATAATTTTGCTGTTGTCGTGGATGACATGGATATGAACATTACCCATGTAATTCGCGGTGAAGATCACATCGCCAATACAGCCAAGCAAATTCTACTTTACGAAGCTTTCGGCGCAGCCATACCAGAATTCGCCCATACGCCCTTAATTTTGAATATGACAGGGCAGAAACTTTCTAAGCGAGATGGGGTGACATCCATTTCTGACTTTAAAAAAATGGGTTTTGTGGCAGAGGCGATCGTCAATTACATGACATTATTAGGCTGGTCGCCACCAGATTCTACCCAAGAAATCTTTACTCTAGAGGAAGCGGCTAAGTTATTTAGTTTTGAGCGAGTGAATAAGGCTGGGGCAAAATTTGACTGGGCAAAACTAGATTGGATTAACAGTCAGTACCTGCATAGTATGCCCGTAGATAAGTTAACCGATCTGCTGATACCCTACTGGCAAGAAGCAGGATACGAATTCGATCCGGTGGGAGAACGCCCTTGGTTGGAAAAAATTACAGCCCTTGTGGGTGCGAGTTTGACGCGGCTACCGGATGCTGTAGATATGTGTCGGTTGTTCTTCGTTAAGTCGGTGGAGTTCAGTCAGGAAGCAACCGAACAACTCAAGCAAGCGGGGGCTGATAATGTGGTTCAAAGCATAATCGCCGCTCTGGATGGCACGGCTGAATTAACCGCAGAGCGCACCCAGGAGATCGTTAAGCAGGTGATGAAAGAGCAAAACGTCAAAAAAGGCTTGGTGATGCGATCGCTCCGTGCTGCCCTCACTGGTGACTTACACGGTCCCGATCTCGTTGAATCGTGGTTAATTTTGCACCAGAAAGATTTGGATAAAAAACGGTTGCAAGAAGTGATCGCTTTACAGTGA
- a CDS encoding DUF6888 family protein: protein MPTQKQLETTVFLCQLLSNFYQPIQVFRYDQKLKTLYIQAGRTDEIALIIKEDGNWNFVP, encoded by the coding sequence TTGCCAACGCAGAAACAGTTAGAAACTACAGTATTCCTTTGTCAGTTGCTTTCTAATTTCTACCAGCCAATTCAAGTTTTTCGTTACGACCAAAAGTTAAAAACGCTTTACATCCAGGCTGGAAGGACTGATGAAATTGCGTTGATAATAAAAGAGGATGGAAATTGGAATTTTGTGCCATGA